From Triticum aestivum cultivar Chinese Spring chromosome 4A, IWGSC CS RefSeq v2.1, whole genome shotgun sequence, a single genomic window includes:
- the LOC123082780 gene encoding uncharacterized protein — translation MHATISGKQRCISPPLPPATRSPRVCWETMQGDLVRLVASRLLAGDLLDYVRFRAVCVQWRSETLCPRGRGVVDPRFHPRRWTMFPEGRGLYPGHPGLGDYVRFFNLDSGVFVRVRLPLFTNHCILDSVYGLLLLQRDEDTAVRLLHPFTGDIVELPRLTTLVSQKPEGGAWPLEIKTMRYISTSASFVAGAVTILITFNLYFCGAVATSLDTQWTMLSWTCPGSYINGPLPLHGKIYDVPAFFDDTNSAPRIFEMDVCHYQDPPKLIFTGPIEKPLQACHLVEYGSEILVVAHDDDQLSHMTVYRLADLVLGKFIPMTDIGENAIFMGPRSICVSSRAFPMVKANTIVYFRPQKHRFAQYNIGRRTWSLAMDRCSINGRTQGPRSIVCHILTCCSHQHWNKGEDYTYTLTGGPSPEWKVKEEFRAGVMA, via the exons ATGCATGCCACCATCTCAGGAAAACAAAGATGCATATCTCCCCCGCTGCCGCCGGCAACCCGGAGCCCTAGGGTTTGCTGGGAAACGATGCAAGGAGATTTGGTTCGGCTGGTCGCGTCGCGCTTGCTGGCCGGCGATTTACTGGATTACGTCCGTTTCCGTGCTGTCTGTGTGCAATGGCGATCAGAGACTCTCTGCCCGCGTGGCCGGGGCGTCGTTGATCCACGTTTCCACCCGCGCCGCTGGACGATGTTCCCCGAGGGCCGTGGCCTTTATCCTGGACACCCCGGGCTGGGTGACTATGTCCGCTTCTTCAACCTAGACTCAGGTGTCTTTGTCCGTGTCCGCCTCCCGCTGTTTACCAACCATTGTATTCTTGATTCGGTCTACGGCCTACTCCTCCTCCAGAGGGATGAAGACACAGCCGTCCGTCTCCTCCACCCTTTCACCGGTGACATCGTTGAGCTTCCACGGCTCACCACCCTGGTCTCGCAGAAGCCCGAGGGAGGAGCTTGGCCCCTCGAGATCAAGACGATGAGATACATCTCTACTAGTGCTTCCTTTGTTGCAGGAGCTGTCACTATTTTGATTACCTTCAATTTGTATTTTTGTGGGGCTGTTGCTACCTCTCTAGATACGCAATGGACGATGCTAAGTTGGACATGCCCAGGGTCATATATCAATGGACCTCTGCCATTACACGGAAAGATATACGATGTTCCGGCCTTCTTCGATGATACGAATAGTGCACCTCGGATTTTTGAGATGGACGTATGCCACTATCAAGACCCACCAAAGTTGATCTTCACAGGCCCGATAGAGAAACCCCTACAGGCTTGCCACCTGGTAGAGTATGGCTCGGAGATCTTAGTGGTTGCACACGACGATGATCAACTATCCCATATGACGGTTTATAGGCTCGCTGACCTTGTCTTGGGAAAGTTCATTCCGATGACAGACATCGGAGAAAACGCTATCTTCATGGGACCAAGGAGTATCTGTGTTTCTTCCAGGGCATTTCCTATGGTGAAGGCTAATACTATCGTGTATTTCCGTCCACAAAAGCACCGTTTTGCGCAATACAACATCGGTCGTCGCACCTGGTCATTAGCTATGGATCGGTGTAGCATAAATGGCCGAACACAAGGCCCTCGTAGCATTGTATGTCATATCTTGACATGCTGCTCTCACCAGCATTG GAACAAAGGAGAAGATTACACGTATACGTTAACAGGAGGTCCATCACCCGAGTGGAAAGTGAAAGAAGAGTTTCGAGCTGGCGTAATG GCCTAA
- the LOC123082781 gene encoding uncharacterized protein yields MHATISGKQRCISPPLPPATRSPRVCWETMQGDLVRLVASRLLTGDLLDYVRFRAVCVQWRSETLCPRGRGVVDQRFHPRRWTMFPEGRGLYPGHPGLGDYVRFFNLDSGVFVRVRLPLFTNHCILDSVYGLLLLQRDEDTVVRLLHPFTGDIVELPRLTTLVSQKPEGGAWPLEIKTMRYISTSASFVAGAVTVLITFNLYFCGAVATSLDTQWTMLSWTCPGSYINGPLPLHGKIYDVPAFFDDTNGAPRIFEMDVCHYQDPPKLIFTGPIEKPLQACHLVEYGSEILVVAHDDDQLSHMTVYRLADLVLGKFIPMTDIGENAIFMGPRSICVSSRAFPMVKANTIVYFRPQKHRFAQYNIGRRTWSLAMD; encoded by the coding sequence ATGCATGCCACCATCTCAGGAAAACAAAGATGCATATCTCCCCCGCTGCCGCCGGCAACCAGGAGCCCTAGGGTTTGCTGGGAAACGATGCAAGGAGATTTGGTTCGGCTGGTCGCGTCGCGCTTGCTGACCGGCGATTTACTGGATTACGTCCGTTTCCGTGCTGTCTGTGTGCAATGGCGATCAGAGACTCTCTGCCCGCGTGGCCGGGGCGTCGTTGATCAACGTTTCCACCCGCGCCGCTGGACGATGTTCCCCGAGGGCCGTGGCCTTTATCCTGGACACCCCGGGCTGGGTGACTATGTCCGCTTCTTCAACCTAGACTCAGGTGTCTTTGTCCGTGTCCGCCTCCCGCTGTTTACCAACCATTGTATTCTTGATTCGGTCTACGGCCTACTCCTCCTCCAGAGGGATGAAGACACAGTCGTCCGTCTCCTCCACCCTTTCACCGGTGACATCGTTGAGCTTCCACGGCTCACCACCCTGGTCTCGCAGAAGCCCGAGGGAGGAGCTTGGCCCCTCGAGATCAAGACGATGAGATACATCTCTACTAGTGCTTCCTTTGTTGCAGGAGCTGTCACTGTTTTGATTACCTTCAATTTGTATTTTTGTGGGGCTGTTGCTACCTCTCTAGATACGCAATGGACGATGCTAAGTTGGACATGCCCAGGGTCATATATCAATGGACCTCTGCCATTACACGGAAAGATATACGATGTTCCGGCCTTCTTCGATGATACGAATGGTGCACCTCGGATTTTTGAGATGGACGTATGCCACTATCAAGACCCACCAAAGTTGATCTTCACAGGCCCGATAGAGAAACCCCTACAGGCTTGCCACCTGGTAGAGTATGGCTCGGAGATCTTAGTGGTTGCACACGACGATGATCAACTATCCCATATGACGGTTTATAGGCTCGCTGACCTTGTCTTGGGAAAGTTCATTCCGATGACAGACATCGGAGAAAACGCTATCTTCATGGGACCAAGGAGTATCTGTGTTTCTTCCAGGGCATTTCCTATGGTGAAGGCTAATACTATCGTGTATTTCCGTCCACAAAAGCACCGTTTTGCGCAATACAACATCGGTCGTCGCACCTGGTCATTAGCTATGGATTAG